The proteins below are encoded in one region of Aeromonas jandaei:
- a CDS encoding CobW family GTP-binding protein gives MTDMQDTRIPVTLLTGFLGSGKTTLLNHWVKQPELGECAVLINEFGSVGLDHHLVQQVDEQVMLLDSGCICCSVQGSLVEALQGLFMKAIQRKIKPFKRLIIETTGLADPAPVLFTLREEGFIAQRYRFDGTVTVVDAGHIEQQLAAQYEAVKQVALADLLVVSKGDLVDGEQLARVETQLAALNPAAPLQLVTNGELSPKVLEKLGAYNEAAGRDVRQLLAWLRTESPRQGLASPMQPKMQPFAAKVGTAAPTHFEHGNIESFSLRIGEPLKPSRLLAAIDAVQAQYGDALLRLKGILQLEGESQPVVIHGVHGQLYPLQALGEWPEGKAQSRLVFIVKTQDKAGIERLFLDTLKAPEPSLEEQLKAMLGQPDA, from the coding sequence ATGACCGATATGCAAGATACCCGTATCCCCGTGACCCTGCTGACCGGCTTTCTCGGCAGCGGCAAGACCACCTTGCTTAACCACTGGGTCAAGCAGCCGGAACTCGGCGAGTGTGCGGTGCTGATCAACGAGTTCGGCTCGGTGGGGCTGGATCACCATCTGGTGCAGCAGGTCGATGAGCAGGTGATGCTGCTCGACTCCGGCTGCATCTGCTGCTCGGTGCAGGGCTCTCTGGTGGAGGCGTTGCAGGGGCTCTTTATGAAGGCCATCCAGCGCAAGATCAAACCGTTCAAGCGGCTGATTATCGAGACCACTGGTCTGGCCGATCCGGCCCCCGTGCTCTTTACCTTGCGCGAAGAGGGCTTTATCGCCCAGCGCTACCGCTTCGATGGCACCGTTACCGTGGTGGATGCCGGCCATATCGAACAGCAGCTTGCAGCCCAGTATGAGGCGGTGAAGCAGGTGGCGCTGGCGGATCTGCTGGTGGTGAGCAAGGGCGATCTGGTGGATGGCGAGCAGCTGGCTCGGGTCGAAACCCAGCTGGCGGCACTCAATCCGGCGGCGCCGCTCCAGCTGGTGACCAATGGCGAGCTTTCGCCCAAGGTGCTGGAGAAGCTGGGCGCCTACAACGAAGCGGCCGGGCGCGATGTGCGCCAGCTGCTGGCCTGGCTGCGCACCGAATCCCCCAGGCAGGGGCTGGCGTCACCGATGCAGCCGAAGATGCAACCGTTCGCCGCCAAGGTGGGCACAGCTGCGCCCACCCACTTCGAGCACGGCAACATCGAAAGTTTCTCTTTGCGCATCGGCGAACCGCTCAAGCCCTCTCGTCTGCTGGCCGCCATCGATGCGGTGCAGGCCCAATACGGCGATGCCCTGCTGCGCCTCAAGGGGATCTTGCAGCTGGAAGGAGAGAGCCAGCCGGTGGTGATCCACGGCGTCCACGGTCAGCTCTATCCGCTGCAGGCACTGGGTGAGTGGCCGGAGGGCAAGGCCCAGTCCCGACTGGTGTTTATCGTGAAAACTCAGGACAAGGCGGGGATAGAGCGGCTGTTCCTTGATACGCTCAAGGCTCCCGAGCCCAGCCTCGAAGAGCAGCTCAAGGCCATGCTTGGCCAGCCGGATGCCTGA
- a CDS encoding D-arabinono-1,4-lactone oxidase has protein sequence MTVQFQAFHSIKAIGNREVLFNWSRTNPLGALDQVWRPKNRDELQQLLREHPERKLRLIGSGLSFEPIHSVYAEGSQALLVDLHHLRGQLAKTADTVTYQAGTPLDIVYGDLIAMERMLPASPGVIGIQTLGGALSTGTHGQGLHQSALCDAVEAMTVMLANGEIIRVDRTDPRFGAFVMGMGMLGILLDVTLRTVPNRIMRCTKFTTDYPFLLEHNERLNREHGFVKSWWFAWTGESHIWLVDPASDDEVARYRAGGSEPLLLDGDIDARMNATIDATLQKMAKDTKDEALAGEHFETVRRFKDASDLVGNVYQILCKGIPAPQINCEVAVPLHRMNEALETLQAWQQANPGVLHYPFILRCTGPSEAWLSAAYGQPVCWIGFLVYLAADGTFVNGSMEQMRELQQLLVPLGGIPHFGKHLAMDLYDFPALLPRWNDFVALQRELDPHGRFENRWLSDLFANR, from the coding sequence ATGACGGTTCAGTTCCAGGCATTTCACAGCATCAAGGCGATTGGTAATCGGGAGGTGCTGTTCAACTGGTCGAGAACCAATCCCCTCGGGGCGCTGGATCAGGTGTGGCGTCCGAAAAACCGCGACGAGCTGCAGCAACTGCTGCGGGAACACCCCGAGCGCAAGCTGCGCCTTATCGGTTCCGGCCTCTCTTTTGAGCCCATTCACAGCGTCTATGCCGAGGGCAGTCAGGCGCTGCTGGTGGACTTGCACCACCTGCGCGGTCAGCTGGCGAAAACCGCCGATACCGTGACCTATCAGGCGGGTACGCCGCTCGACATCGTCTACGGCGATCTTATCGCCATGGAGCGGATGCTGCCGGCTTCCCCCGGGGTTATCGGCATCCAGACTCTGGGCGGCGCGCTCAGCACCGGCACCCACGGTCAGGGGCTTCACCAGTCTGCCCTCTGCGATGCGGTGGAGGCGATGACCGTGATGCTGGCCAATGGCGAGATCATCCGGGTGGATCGCACCGACCCGCGCTTCGGTGCCTTCGTGATGGGGATGGGGATGCTCGGCATCCTGCTCGACGTTACCCTGCGTACCGTGCCGAACCGCATCATGCGCTGCACCAAGTTCACCACCGATTACCCCTTCCTCCTGGAGCACAACGAGCGGCTCAACCGCGAGCACGGCTTCGTGAAGAGCTGGTGGTTTGCCTGGACTGGCGAGAGCCACATCTGGCTGGTGGATCCCGCCTCCGATGACGAGGTGGCCCGCTACCGCGCCGGTGGCAGCGAGCCGCTGCTGCTGGATGGCGATATCGACGCCCGCATGAATGCCACCATAGATGCCACCCTGCAGAAGATGGCGAAAGATACCAAGGATGAGGCGCTGGCCGGTGAGCACTTCGAGACGGTGCGCCGCTTCAAGGATGCCTCCGATCTGGTGGGCAACGTCTACCAGATCCTCTGCAAGGGGATCCCGGCCCCCCAGATCAACTGTGAAGTGGCGGTACCGCTGCATCGTATGAACGAGGCGCTGGAGACTCTGCAAGCGTGGCAGCAGGCCAATCCGGGCGTGTTGCACTACCCCTTTATCCTGCGCTGCACCGGCCCTTCCGAGGCGTGGCTCAGTGCCGCTTACGGCCAGCCGGTCTGCTGGATCGGTTTTCTGGTCTATCTGGCGGCGGACGGCACCTTCGTCAACGGCTCCATGGAGCAGATGCGCGAGCTGCAGCAACTGCTGGTGCCGCTCGGCGGCATCCCCCATTTCGGCAAGCATCTGGCGATGGATCTCTACGACTTCCCGGCTCTGCTGCCGCGCTGGAACGACTTCGTGGCCTTGCAGCGTGAGCTAGACCCCCACGGCCGCTTTGAAAACCGCTGGCTCAGCGACCTGTTTGCCAACCGGTAA
- a CDS encoding EAL domain-containing protein yields MFLFRIDLSRTRLRVGSALLVFALPLLVGSWIIHSTYLQDLKSDSRDSAHKARLLLEEMLDRAEQANREVLPLVNAPCAQNLLILRKTVALEPFLRSVNLVRDGVINCTSLFGEANDADDGTIYTGHKLLLMSGNRVRKNHPLLVVRLEQGSDAALSAIDGSQLSFMLSLSGKPSELFLQVGSAWLSESGRYLERLPRLHHSTSLELSSQRYPFTIYAGYTMPLYWRSLWEARQTALLSLAGASLLLSLLVWWVLGRPGSPMDELRRALRAKEFVPYLQPLVASDTRRMMGAEVLMRWNHATEGVIRPDLFIPQAEESGLIVPMTSQMMRNVAAQLSWVQRSLPDGFHISFNISAAHCHDFALLQECRLFLDHFAPGKVVLVLELTERELLVADPKTLSLFRQLDEMGVKLAIDDFGTGHSSLIYLQQFHVDYLKIDQSFIARIGTESLSEHIVDNVIDLATRLGLALVAEGVETSRQADYLRSKGVDYLQGFLFARPMPLRQFCDELLPKEQEESATALAGDIPGTV; encoded by the coding sequence ATGTTTCTATTCCGGATCGATCTCTCCCGAACCAGGCTGCGTGTTGGCAGTGCCCTGTTGGTTTTTGCCTTGCCGCTGCTGGTGGGCAGCTGGATCATTCACAGCACCTATTTGCAGGATCTGAAATCTGACTCTCGCGACTCGGCGCACAAGGCGAGGCTGCTGCTGGAGGAGATGCTGGACAGGGCCGAGCAGGCCAACCGGGAGGTGTTGCCGTTGGTCAATGCTCCCTGCGCCCAGAACCTGCTGATCCTGAGAAAGACGGTTGCGCTCGAACCGTTTCTGCGTTCGGTCAATCTGGTGCGCGACGGGGTGATCAACTGTACCTCCCTGTTTGGCGAGGCCAATGATGCAGACGACGGTACTATCTACACCGGGCACAAACTGTTGCTGATGAGCGGCAACCGGGTACGCAAGAATCACCCTCTGCTGGTGGTGCGTCTCGAGCAGGGTTCTGATGCAGCCCTGAGCGCCATCGACGGCAGCCAGCTCAGCTTCATGCTCTCCCTGAGCGGCAAGCCGAGCGAGCTGTTTCTGCAGGTCGGTTCGGCCTGGCTTAGCGAGTCGGGTCGCTATCTCGAACGCCTGCCCAGATTGCACCACAGCACCAGCCTTGAACTCTCTTCCCAACGTTACCCCTTCACCATCTATGCCGGCTATACCATGCCGCTCTACTGGCGCTCGCTATGGGAGGCTCGCCAGACTGCTCTACTGTCGCTGGCTGGTGCATCCTTGCTGCTCTCCCTGCTGGTGTGGTGGGTGCTGGGGCGGCCGGGGTCGCCGATGGATGAGTTGCGTCGGGCGCTGCGGGCGAAAGAGTTTGTCCCCTATCTGCAACCGCTGGTGGCCAGCGACACCCGGCGGATGATGGGGGCCGAGGTGCTGATGCGCTGGAACCATGCCACCGAAGGGGTGATCCGCCCCGATCTCTTTATTCCGCAGGCTGAGGAGTCGGGGCTGATCGTCCCCATGACCAGCCAGATGATGCGCAATGTGGCGGCTCAGCTGAGCTGGGTGCAACGCTCTTTGCCCGATGGTTTTCATATCAGTTTCAATATCAGCGCCGCTCACTGTCACGACTTTGCCCTGCTGCAGGAGTGCCGACTGTTCCTCGATCACTTTGCCCCCGGCAAGGTGGTACTGGTGCTGGAGCTGACCGAGCGTGAGCTGCTGGTGGCGGATCCCAAGACCCTCTCCCTGTTCCGTCAGCTGGACGAGATGGGGGTCAAGCTGGCAATCGACGATTTCGGGACTGGCCACTCCAGCCTGATCTATCTGCAGCAGTTCCATGTCGACTACCTCAAGATCGACCAGTCCTTTATCGCCCGTATCGGCACCGAGTCGCTCTCGGAGCATATCGTGGACAACGTGATCGATCTGGCGACTCGCCTCGGGTTGGCGCTGGTGGCGGAAGGGGTAGAAACCAGCAGGCAGGCTGACTACCTCAGAAGCAAGGGGGTCGATTATCTGCAGGGCTTCCTGTTTGCCCGTCCCATGCCGCTGCGCCAGTTCTGCGACGAGCTGTTGCCAAAGGAACAGGAAGAGTCGGCCACCGCGCTGGCGGGCGATATCCCGGGTACGGTATGA
- the mdtD gene encoding multidrug transporter subunit MdtD, whose translation MAEVSLGVTPAQRKWLPMLAAVGFFMQSLDGTILNTALPSMAETLGESPLQMQSVVIAYMLTVALLIPASGWLADRFGTRRIYLAAISLFTLGSLACAASGSLSMLVAARVLQGIGGALLMPVGRLAVLRVYDKRELLRVMSFVTIPGLLGPLMGPALGGWLVEVASWHWVFLINLPVGVIGFMASWYFMPDLRQATARFDWQGFVLFSLGMVLVSVGLQGLGEHSISTGWALFALIFGLAAMASYWLYAANAEQPLFSLNLFKTATFAIGVWGNLFARLGSGAMPFLTPLFLQLGLGFSPSKAGMTMIPTVLGAMLTKTLVNKLIPRVGYRRILIGNTLLLGAMIASFYFIDNQLPYGVLLGWLAIFGAINSLQFSAMNTLTLQDLSPTLASSGNGLLSVVMQLSMSLGVAIAASLLGLFSAGTSAANGQWLAGFHLTYLCVGLLSMLAALIFAQLARDGVTPSSRADS comes from the coding sequence ATGGCGGAAGTTTCACTCGGGGTGACCCCGGCCCAGCGCAAGTGGCTGCCCATGCTGGCGGCAGTCGGCTTTTTCATGCAGTCGCTGGATGGCACCATTCTCAATACCGCCCTGCCCAGCATGGCCGAGACGCTGGGGGAGAGCCCGCTGCAGATGCAGTCGGTGGTGATCGCCTACATGCTGACGGTGGCCCTGCTCATCCCGGCCTCCGGCTGGCTGGCGGACAGGTTCGGTACCCGTCGCATCTATCTGGCGGCAATCTCGCTGTTCACCCTCGGTTCGCTGGCTTGTGCCGCTTCCGGTTCGCTCTCGATGCTGGTGGCAGCCCGGGTGCTGCAGGGGATTGGCGGCGCGCTGTTGATGCCGGTGGGACGACTGGCTGTACTGCGGGTCTATGACAAGCGGGAGCTGCTGCGGGTGATGTCGTTCGTCACCATTCCGGGGCTGCTCGGCCCGCTGATGGGGCCAGCGCTCGGTGGCTGGCTTGTCGAGGTGGCGAGCTGGCACTGGGTCTTTCTGATTAACCTGCCGGTGGGGGTGATCGGCTTTATGGCGAGCTGGTACTTCATGCCGGATCTGCGTCAGGCGACCGCCCGTTTTGACTGGCAGGGCTTCGTGCTGTTCAGCCTCGGCATGGTGCTGGTATCGGTCGGTTTGCAGGGGCTGGGGGAGCACAGCATCTCCACCGGCTGGGCACTGTTTGCGCTGATTTTCGGGCTGGCGGCGATGGCGAGCTACTGGCTCTATGCCGCCAATGCGGAGCAGCCGCTCTTCAGCCTGAATCTGTTCAAGACCGCCACCTTCGCCATCGGTGTCTGGGGCAACCTGTTTGCCCGCCTCGGCAGCGGTGCCATGCCGTTCCTCACCCCGCTCTTTCTGCAACTGGGGCTCGGCTTCTCCCCGAGCAAGGCGGGGATGACCATGATCCCGACGGTACTTGGCGCCATGCTGACCAAGACGCTGGTGAACAAACTCATCCCCAGGGTGGGCTATCGCCGGATCCTGATCGGCAACACCCTGTTGCTCGGCGCCATGATTGCCAGCTTCTACTTTATCGACAACCAGCTTCCCTATGGCGTGCTGCTGGGCTGGCTGGCGATCTTCGGCGCCATCAACTCGCTGCAGTTCTCCGCCATGAACACTCTCACGCTGCAAGATCTCAGCCCGACCCTGGCCAGTAGCGGCAATGGCCTGCTCTCGGTGGTGATGCAGCTCTCCATGAGTTTGGGGGTAGCGATTGCCGCCAGCCTGCTGGGGCTCTTCTCGGCGGGTACCTCAGCGGCCAACGGCCAGTGGCTGGCAGGGTTCCACCTTACCTACCTCTGTGTCGGTTTGCTCTCCATGCTGGCTGCGCTGATCTTCGCTCAGCTGGCACGCGATGGTGTTACGCCGTCGTCACGGGCAGATAGCTGA